One window of the Trifolium pratense cultivar HEN17-A07 linkage group LG2, ARS_RC_1.1, whole genome shotgun sequence genome contains the following:
- the LOC123904116 gene encoding myosin-11 isoform X3, producing the protein MSENNHVEEQIPDSDPQSNGVTESNIDTIQNQQVNHVDIKDEVLGETEDGKSVEDTARDDMFVDCPDELITFDGKLKEEEAVAAENEDEKEEGESQILNQQQSQFVGLDNGVVGEVEQLRLKLENAVAEKDSVVEEYQDRLFARDREIENLNAKISQLMLSNESLQDSTEVQLEEDSDIDNVIAKMISSLATVINQEQVLDNSRSGKIVYIEESTRVLIEKYNLILSEVYQLGQSCSEVGLDIREQEYGNILTDARGGLLELKRKQDELVEKLSHLEGENQKLVEELDKERAVIGTLNAELGNVKVELEHEKVKSGNTKEKLSMAVTKGKALVQQRDSLKASLADKSSELEKSLIELQEKSAALEAAEFIKEELAQSENMVASLNNSLQQNNAIFEQVEEILSHAELDQPEMLDFPERLRWLVDDRNKLKGAFLELCKLKESLSLLDLPESVSSSDLESQMNWLIDSFSKARNDIYVLQEEISTIKEASVNYIDRLSISLLLESQEKDYLQSELTDLRFEYGEFVGKNHQNSLEKDQIVKMLVDFSGLNMEDEGIDQFSSNTSMIIDLCFKKMKGKNGNLSRASHIDPELFERIQSLLYVRDQGLKLYEDILEEDMLIRSDVSNELKVVSDEIIALKNERSSLLKDLERSEEKTGMLRDKLSMAVKKGKGLVQDRDNLKGLINEKNSEIERLKVDLQKQESAVSEYKDEINRLSSDLESIPKLEAVINEKNSEIEQLKVDLQKQESVVSEYKDDINRLSTDLESIHKLQADINEKNSEIEQLKVDLQKQESVVSEYKDEINRLSSDLESIPKLEADLLEIKSEKNQFEQFLLESNNMLQRVMECIDGIVLPVDPVFGEPIEKVKWLAGYVSECQDAKVHVEQQLQVVKEEASILEAKLAEAQETVNSHGQRLSTSEGSVSQLAEEKAELECEKEKVAEELQKVKEKVAEACSTSTSLEDALSQAEKDISVLSEEKEQAQVSRVAAETELERVRDEAVNQTRELEEARRTIKDLEVELSQVESKVNLLTEKYNAEQDVKAELESELKKLQDEAENNASKLVGSSATIKSLEDALLKAQDDISILEDANKIAKQEISSLSSKLNSYMDELSGKNGNLENKSIELSGFLNDLQVLMKDATLFLRIKQCFERKCESLKNVDLIVNKVRNHIAVVSKGSEGHLEMEEDPPVRKSISDGLENFEVELDNGEFNGIDIDTLISSFGKIVKGFQLRNKHIADRFDEFSDSIDDFISPLHGKLMETESNIMAIVEHVEVMREKANSVTKLNEEKDSTIAALENDINLLLSACTDSTSELQNEVHHNLGQLGSTFEVEKLNHEADEQVADHKNSKYADASRKLINASGKVQTLIKLFKLKSEQVDAIVRDLQTKLNETTFDFELATEERDLNKDRVLLLESDIQSLQSACRELKDKAEGYHVLEEELKEKEEKISSLHSALLAKEEESSILSASQLSDIFNKIDRIEIPIVESEDDIEPHASDPVKKLFYIIDSVSRLHHQISSLSHDKKEMQSILETKALEIKDLKEEVKQLSRHSEDSKMVKNELSELMSVLEKIIDILGANECVVDRKSKDVRELLPPLEKHIIAILSESENSKSKAQELGIKLVGSQKVIDELTTKVKSLEDLIQDRIAQPEIVQDRSIYEAPSLPAGSEITEVEEGPLGKKALSPVPSAAHVRNMRKGSTDHLALDINVESDPLINSADTNDDKGHVFKSLNTSGFVPKQGKLIADRIDGIWVSGSGVLMSRPRARLGLIGYLLIMHIWLLGTVL; encoded by the exons ATGTCTGAGAATAATCACGTAGAAGAGCAGATTCCGGATTCAGATCCTCAATCAAATGGGGTTACCGAATCAAACATTGATACTATTCAAAATCAG CAGGTAAATCATGTTGATATTAAAGATGAAGTTTTGGGAGAAACTGAAGATGGGAAATCTGTAGAGGATACTGCTAGAGATGACATGTTTGTTGATTGCCCCGACGAGTTAATCACATTCGATGGTAAGCTAAAGGAAGAAGAAGCTGTAGCTGctgaaaatgaagatgaaaaggAGGAAGGGGAAAGTCAAATTCTAAATCAACAACAGAGTCAATTTGTTGGATTGGATAATGGCGTAGTGGGGGAGGTGGAACAGCTGCGCCTTAAGTTGGAGAATGCGGTTGCTGAGAAAGATAGTGTTGTGGAGGAATATCAG GATCGTCTATTTGCGAGGGACCGTGAGATAGAGAATCTAAATGCAAAGATTTCCCAATTAATGCTATCCAATGAGAGCTTGCAAGATTCAACAGAAGTTCAGCTTGAAGAGGATAGTGATATTGATAATGTGATAGCTAAGATGATATCTTCGCTTGCAACAGTTATTAATCAAGAGCAAGTACTGGATAACTCTAGAAGTGGAAAAATAGTATATATCGAGGAAAGTACCCGGGTTTTGATCGAAAAGTATAATCTGATTCTTTCTGAAGTTTATCAACTTGGGCAGTCGTGCTCTGAGGTCGGCTTGGATATTAGAGAGCAGGAATATGGGAACATACTCACTGATGCCCGTGGTGGGTTACTGGAGCTCAAGAGGAAGCAAGATGAATTGGTCGAAAAACTGTCGCATTTAGAAGGCGAAAATCAGAAACTGGTAGAAGAGCTTGACAAGGAAAGGGCGGTGATAGGGACATTGAATGCTGAGCTTGGAAATGTAAAAGTAGAACTTGAGCATGAAAAGGTTAAAAGTGGTAATACCAAAGAGAAGCTTAGTATGGCTGTGACAAAAGGAAAGGCCTTGGTACAGCAGCGGGATTCATTAAAGGCATCTTTGGCTGATAAATCCAGCGAGCTTGAAAAAAGTTTAATTGAATTGCAGGAGAAGTCAGCTGCACTAGAAGCTGCTGAATTTATTAAAGAGGAGTTGGCACAGAGTGAAAATATGGTTGCATCCCTGAATAATTCATTACAACAAAATAATGCAATTTTTGAGCAAGTAGAAGAAATATTGTCTCATGCTGAACTTGATCAGCCTGAAATGCTTGATTTTCCAGAGAGATTAAGATGGCTCGTAGATGACAGAAATAAACTTAAGGGTGCCTTCCTGGAATTATGCAAATTGAAGGAATCTCTATCTCTATTGGACCTGCCAGAATCTGTTTCATCATCCGACCTGGAATCACAGATGAACTGGCTTATAGATTCTTTTAGTAAGGCCCGCAATGATATTTATGTTCTACAAGAAGAAATTTCTACAATCAAGGAAGCATCCGTCAACTACATTGACCGTTTGAGTATTTCACTTTTGTTGGAGTCACAGGAAAAAGATTACCTTCAGTCTGAATTAACAGATTTAAGGTTTGAATATGGAGAGTTTGTTGGCAAGAACCATCAGAACTCTTTGGAGAAGGATCAGATAGTGAAAATGTTAGTTGATTTTTCTGGTCTAAACATGGAAGATGAAGGAATTGATCAATTTTCTTCTAACACTTCGATGATCATTGATTTatgctttaaaaaaatgaaaggaaagaATGGTAACCTCTCCAGAGCATCTCATATTGATCCCGAATTGTTTGAAAGGATTCAAAGTCTCCTGTATGTTAGGGATCAAGGCTTAAAGCTCTACGAGGATATACTGGAAGAAGATATGCTAATTAGATCAGACGTGTCAAATGAGTTAAAAGTGGTATCTGACGAAATTATAGCACTGAAAAACGAAAGGAGTTCTCTGCTGAAAGATCTTGAACGATCAGAAGAGAAGACTGGCATGCTTAGGGACAAGTTGTCCATGGCAGTTAAGAAAGGAAAGGGATTGGTTCAAGATAGGGACAATCTAAAAGGTCTTATAAATGAAAAGAACTCGGAGATTGAGCGGTTGAAG GTTGATTTGCAGAAGCAAGAATCTGCAGTTTCTGAATACAAGGATGAGATCAATAGACTGTCCAGTGATTTGGAAAGCATTCCAAAGCTAGAGGCTGTTATAAATGAAAAGAACTCGGAGATTGAGCAGTTGAAGGTTGATTTGCAGAAGCAAGAATCTGTAGTTTCTGAATACAAGGATGATATCAATAGATTGTCCACTGACTTGGAAAGCATTCATAAGCTACAGGCTGATATAAATGAAAAGAACTCGGAGATTGAGCAGTTGAAGGTTGATTTGCAGAAGCAAGAATCTGTAGTTTCTGAATACAAGGATGAGATCAATAGATTGTCCAGTGATTTGGAAAGCATTCCAAAGCTAGAGGCTGATCTTCTAGAAATAAAAAGTGAAAAGAATCAGTTTGAACAGTTCTTGTTGGAGAGCAATAACATGTTACAGAGAGTGATGGAATGCATTGATGGTATTGTTCTTCCAGTTGATCCAGTTTTTGGCGAACCTATAGAAAAGGTGAAGTGGCTTGCTGGTTATGTCAGTGAATGCCAAGATGCTAAGGTGCATGTAGAGCAACAGTTGCAGGTAGTAAAGGAGGAGGCCAGTATACTTGAAGCTAAATTGGCAGAAGCCCAAGAAACTGTAAATTCCCACGGGCAAAGATTGTCAACTTCAGAGGGCAGTGTTTCTCAACTTGCTGAAGAAAAGGCAGAGTTAGAATGCGAGAAAGAAAAAGTTGCGGAAGAGTTACAGAAAGTTAAAGAAAAAGTTGCTGAAGCTTGCAGTACTAGTACGTCACTTGAAGATGCCTTATCACAAGCAGAAAAAGATATTTCTGTTCTTTCTGAAGAGAAAGAGCAGGCTCAAGTATCTAGAGTTGCTGCAGAGACAGAGTTAGAGAGAGTTAGAGATGAAGCAGTCAACCAGACAAGAGAACTAGAAGAGGCAAGAAGAACCATAAAGGATCTAGAAGTTGAACTATCTCAGGTTGAGAGTAAGGTCAATTTATTGACTGAAAAGTATAATGCTGAGCAAGATGTCAAGGCTGAATTGGAAAGTGAATTGAAGAAGCTGCAAGATGAAGCAGAAAATAATGCTAGCAAGTTGGTAGGTTCCTCTGCAACTATAAAATCACTGGAAGATGCATTGTTGAAGGCCCAAGATGATATTTCTATTCTAGAAGATGCAAATAAAATTGCCAAACAGGAAATATCTTCGCTCAGTTCAAAGTTAAATTCATACATGGATGAGTTATCTGGAAAGAATGGCAACTTGGAGAACAAATCCATAGAGCTCAGTGGCTTCCTTAATGATCTTCAGGTTCTTATGAAAGACGCTACTCTATTTCTCAGGATAAAACAATGTTTTGAGAGGAAATGTGAGAGCCTGAAGAATGTGGATCTCATTGTGAACAAAGTAAGAAACCACATTGCTGTGGTTTCTAAGGGTTCTGAAGGGCACCTTGAGATGGAG GAAGATCCACCTGTGAGAAAATCAATTTCAGACGGCCTTGAAAACTTTGAAGTTGAACTGGACAACGGGGAGTTTAATGGAATTGATATTGACACCTTAATCTCATCATTTGGAAAGATTGTGAAAGGATTTCAGCTGAGAAATAAACATATTGCAGATAGGTTTGATGAATTTTCTGATTCTATTGATGACTTTATTTCTCCTCTCCATGGAAAACTCATGGAAACAGAGTCTAATATAATGGCTATTGTTGAGCACGTGGAAGTTATGAGAGAAAAGGCAAATAGTGTGACAAAGTTGAACGAAGAAAAGGATAGTACCATTGCCGCTTTAGAAAATGATATCAATTTATTGCTGTCTGCATGCACTGATTCTACCAGTGAACTTCAGAATGAAGTTCACCATAATCTTGGGCAACTTGGCTCCACTTTTGAGGTTGAGAAGTTAAACCATGAAGCAGATGAACAAGTAGCAGATCATAAGAACAGCAAATATGCAGATGCATCAAGAAAGTTGATAAATGCTTCTGGCAAAGTTCAAACTTTGATTAAACTATTCAAACTTAAAAGTGAGCAAGTAGATGCAATAGTTAGAGATTTGCAGACCAAATTGAACGAAACAACGTTTGATTTTGAATTGGCTACAGAGGAGAGAGACTTGAATAAAGACAGAGTTTTGCTATTGGAGTCTGATATTCAATCACTCCAAAGTGCATGCAGGGAGCTTAAGGATAAGGCAGAGGGTTATCATGTTCTGGAAGAAGAATTAAAGGAAAAAGAGGAAAAGATTTCATCATTGCACAGTGCTTTGTTGGCAAAAGAAGAAG AAAGCTCCATCCTTTCAGCATCTCAGCTGAGTGATATCTTCAACAAGATAGATAGGATCGAAATCCCTATTGTAGAGTCTGAAGATGATATTGAGCCACATGCTTCAGACCCTGTGAAGAAGCTCTTTTACATTATTGATAGTGTTAGTAGGTTGCATCATCAAATAAGTTCTCTGTCTCACGATAAAAAGGAGATGCAATCAATCCTCGAAACTAAGGCTCTTGAAATTAAGGATCTAAAGGAGGAAGTTAAACAACTCAGTAGACACTCTGAAGACTCAAAAATGGTCAAGAATGAACTGTCTGAACTGATGTCtgttttagaaaaaattatagataTTTTGGGAGCCAATGAATGCGTTGTAGATAGAAAATCTAAAGATGTTAGAGAATTATTGCCACCATTGGAAAAGCATATCATTGCAATTCTTTCAGAATCTGAAAACTCAAAATCCAAGGCCCAGGAGCTTGGTATTAAATTAGTTGGAAGTCAGAAGGTTATTGATGAATTAACAACCAAGGTTAAATCACTTGAAGATTTGATTCAAGATAGGATTGCTCAGCCAGAAATTGTCCAGGACAGGAGCATATATGAAGCACCTTCATTGCCTGCTGGCTCTGAGATAACTGAAGTTGAAGag GGACCTCTTGGCAAGAAAGCATTATCTCCTGTCCCATCGGCTGCTCACGTACGAAATATGCGAAAAGGATCTACTGACCATCTAGCACTTGATATTAACGTGGAGTCTGATCCTTTAATCAACAGTGCTGATACTAATGATGATAAAG GTCATGTATTCAAGTCTCTGAACACTTCTGGATTCGTACCGAAACAAGGAAAGCTCATTGCAGATCGTATTGATGGAATCTG GGTATCTGGTAGCGGGGTTCTCATGAGTCGTCCGAGAGCAAGATTAGGACTCATCGGCTATTTGCTAATCATGCATATATGGCTATTGGGGACAGTATTGTAG